The sequence GCAGCTTTCTTAAGCAGAACGGGGGCTGGCGGAGTTTTGGTAATAAATGTAAAGCTGCGATCACTGTAAACTGTGATAACAGTTGGAATCGGCAGACCGGCTTCCATATCCTGGGTCTGGGCATTAAACGCCTTACAGAACTCCATGATGTTAACGCCACGCTGACCCAGAGCAGGACCAACAGGGGGGCTCGGGTTGGCCTTACCGGCAGCAACCTGAAGCTTGATGTATGCTTCTATCTTTTTAGCCATCTTAATACTCCTATGGGTTCAAACGCCTTGCGGCTCCCCTCTGCAGACACAAAAAGCCCGCGGCACCTGAGCGCGCGAGCCTTCCGGTTAAAAGGTGCCGGTCAGTCTTTTTCGACCTGACCAAACTCCAGCTCTACTGGAGTCGAACGACCGAAAATCAGAACGGCAACCTTGACTCGACTCTTGTCGTAGTCGACTTGCTCTACCACGCCGTTGAAATCCGCAAACGGACCCTCAACAACACGAACAACTTCTCCCGGCTCAAACAGGGTTTTAGGC is a genomic window of Marinobacter antarcticus containing:
- the rplK gene encoding 50S ribosomal protein L11, with amino-acid sequence MAKKIEAYIKLQVAAGKANPSPPVGPALGQRGVNIMEFCKAFNAQTQDMEAGLPIPTVITVYSDRSFTFITKTPPAPVLLKKAAGVKSGSGRPNTEKVGKVTREQLEEIAKTKEPDLTAADMDAAVRTIAGTARSMGLTVEGV